From the genome of Carassius gibelio isolate Cgi1373 ecotype wild population from Czech Republic chromosome A18, carGib1.2-hapl.c, whole genome shotgun sequence:
GCAGTGGGACGTAAACAAGAAATCAAGTGGCTGTTCccaaagcacatttatttttgtcagtgtgTATCCTTCGTAGTTCAATGGGCCTGCAGTACAAACACAATACAAAGTCATACTGTGAGGGACACCCAAGAGACTGGATTTGACTTTGAACATTATTACATCAGGGACCTTATGAACATATTGTTTTAAACTAGAGGTAATGTGCTCAAATCTCCATGTCCCTATGATGAATGCACACTCTTTGATAAATGCATTCTCTGTTTTTGGAAATGATTTGTTATGAGAAAGCCGATTCCCAATTTCAGAAACTTATTTGTGGTTTGCTGGCTTATGGACCTTTGAAATGTCGATCAAAAAATTTGCATTCAACAGGGAAaattataaaggaaaaaaaaagggaaCGCAGTGCACCTTGAGGGATGAGTGCACTATGGGGCTGCTTTACATTTTCAcactttattaacattaacacttGCAAAAACAGTTGTTTACAGACATTATGTACAATAGTAACTGTATGCAAGATTTCAGGCATCTGAAATCATAAGCTATGCTACAAGCCTCAATGAATATTATGGATTTGATGCCACTACTTTGATAGCCCTTATATCTTATGTCCATCTGAAAGGTCAACGATTTGCCATTAAAATATGTGATAATAACAGTTCCCCCAAACTGCCACCtagaaacatttaattttaatacgtATTGCGCTGATGGAACTTTTTACAGTCCAGTAAAAGGAATAAATAGATGACACTGCGTTATTGGTTAAACTGTAAAAGTGGCAGGCATATTTATCTGATCCTCTGTAGTCTGTTTCACTTCATGTCTGACCTTCGATGGCTCACAAGATAATAGTTACATACTTTTAACTAATTAAtactaaattgaaattaaattgaaaaatatgtACTGAATGTAATATTCAAATGGAAGTCTAGTCTCCTATCTATGTATCAGATAAAGGTATTATTTTACTGATTTATATTTCACCTGGGGTCAGAAGAAAATTAAATCATCTTAATGTGTAAAGATTTTTAAGAATGTGTGCATGGAcgatttacagtaggaaataacATTATCAGTTACAGAATATGAATGCATACCAAACAAATGTCTGACTCTTTCTGCAATTATTGAACTTTAAGGTGATGCAGATTACATAAGTAAAATTAATGGAAGAAACTAGTAGCTAATGGTacacaaaaaaagaggaaataaaaacagatttatttaaactACAGTTAAATGATTAAAGCTCTATGTGCAAATTAACTGTTCATAGATCAGCTTTTGGAGGCCACTGTATTTCACATCGCcgctttgtttgtttgattttctttctttttttaaaggatattaacaAGGTCTCTACTGCCATTTAGTGGCTAAAGTCAGAAATGCAATTTAACCATGtattatgttaataaaatatttaatgagatATTGGGACAACGATTCTGTTAATTAAATTTTGGGCACAAAAACTTAAAATCACGTGAGAAAAAGAAGGTTTTCTTAAAAGATATAAATATTTCTTCTAAATACACttctaaatgtttttctttaaattacaTGATTTGACCTTCAAATTAAGTGAAACAAAAGTGTTTATATTTCCATGTTTATAATATTGTTTGCAGCCTACTACAATTCAGTTTAAAACTTTAATTTGTGCTGAAATGCTTTGATTTAACTGgcaacatatttaattttttttttttttcttattaaataagATTTCATTGTGAGTTTATGGATATTCTAAAGAACTGACCAATATTACATAATTcatatttctactgtattttaTTGTCTACAGTAAATTTACAGAGTGAAGGAACATTCTTTTATTTATCAAGGGCTGCACTAAATGATTGAAATATTGCAAAAGTATttctgctccatctgaaagcactgCAAGTTTTGCTTAAGTGCATTTGAAAAAGGCAACATGCGTCAAACATCTTCCAAACATAAGCATGTATGAACCTCTTGcccaacatttattatttattattttttactccaaactcacttcataattTCAGTcgaatatttgaaataaaattctttctgagatgatgtggcttcttatccAGAATAAGATTCTTAACatattattctatattattcCATGGTCTGCCTGCATAatcgattctgattggctggcaggtatgCTTTAAGGGATAATCAACGGCTAGccatgcattaaagggttagttcacccaaaaatctaaattatgtcattaatgactcaccctcatgtcgttccaaccccgtaagacctccgttcatcttcggaacacagtttaagatatttaagatttagtcagagagctctcagtccctccattgaagctgtgtgtacggtatactgtccatgtccagagaggtaagaaaaacatcatcaaagtagtccatgtgacatcagagggtcagttagaatttgttgaagcatcgaaaatatgttttggtccaaaaatagcaaaaactactctTGTGGTATGATGGAACTTTATGACTCCGATTGAaagatttttaatgattacaaCCCCTTGCCTGCTCTGAAGATGGAGGGGCTTAAGATTTTTGATTTGTGGGGTCTCATTGATTATTTCTGTTACTGCAACTTGGTGATGTCTTGTCTGTCCCTTGCAGTGCCCCAGGAGATGCTTGAGCTCGCCGCAGTggatagcgaatcatctgtgccggAGTCTTGCAAACGAAGGTCAAGGAGGAGGGCAGCAAGGTCCACTGCAGTTCTCCCAGAACCCACTCCAGTCCTTAAATCTGAACCAGAGCCTGATCTGAGTCAGGTGGTCCTGGATTACCTGACTCCGGTGATCTCAAGTCTGGTAGTCCTGGAGGACCTGACTCCAGTTGTCTCTGATGTCGTCACTGAGCTGCTCGATCTTCCTGCTGCTGCCACAAACTAGAAGATCGTCTTTGCCTTTCACATCAGGGCTGTTCTGCTTGCATGGGCCGCTTCAGAGTCCACTCCAGAGTCTGCTCCATCTGTGAGCCTTCAGAATACACTTGAGAACCCACACTGTAGTCTGAGTTCACTCCTGAGCATACTCAATTTTAAAAGTTCACTTTTGAGGTCGTTCCAGTCCAAGAGTCTACTACGGAGTCCGCTTTAGTTCCTCCCAAGGTGGTGGGTTCTGCTATATAGCCCCTCGAGGCAGCAGCATCAGGTTCAACTCCCCTCTGGAACATACCGTCCATTACAGAACACTCAACCTGCCCTGTTATGGCCAAGGAGACTGATTGAACGGTCTGCCTGTCCCGTTACAGCCTTCAAGAGTCTAACTAACATATGTGCTTCTCTTTGCAGTACTACCGGAGTTGCTAGGAGGTTCATCTGCCCTGTCAGCTTCGTTGAGGTGGTCATCGGTTACGCCTTTTATGGTCTGGCAAGCTCCTGGTTATGCCGGGGTTGTTCGGCCAGAGCCTCGCTGGTCTGTCGCTCTGCTTCGCCTTTGCTTCCTGCTCTGTTGGACCTGCACTGGCCCCCTGCCTTGCCATCTCTGCCTTGGCCTCCTGCCTTGCCAGCTCTGCCCTGGCCATCTAGCCTACCTCTGTTTCTGGGCCTCTACATGGGCCTGGCCTGCCCCATATTTCTCCAGTATCGCACAGCCCTGATACCCCTTTTTTTACTCTCTGTGCATGTCACAATACACTCATGAGCATGTGACCTTGTTATTAGAACTGCAATATGGAAGTATGGACTACATATACTGTGCATTTatggatttttgttttattttattttgtgctccacagattTGTAACAACAATGCAGATTTTGAATGATTGGTTGATTAATTAACGGTTTTTCAAAATTCATCTGAGGAAATCAGAAAATACTTACAGAGCCCAAAATACATTATACTCTGAAATACAACCAGTGAAGGCCTACAATAACGTCCATAAGCGGATGCATTGGATGCAATGTCAATGTCCAGTCCATATGTAAACAAAATCTGTTTATGATCAACGTTTTGTTTATCATCAAATTCtaaaaattataatcacaaattaaaaataaataaataaaaatttaccaGACCATTCCAAAATATCTGTAACCAACGGAAAATTACTGCCAACAAAGTCCTGACAAATACAAATCAAGTTCCTGTGTGACGTCAAGCAGTCAGTCAGGAGAAGGCTCGCGCACATTTCTCACCCACACACAGTGAGCTGCAATCGTGTCAGACCGGTTACCGTCTCAGTACTCTGTAAAACACATCGCTTGTTTTATacccatttttttctctcttttagaagaactaaatcaaaatcaaaactgAGGTTTCCTTAATAAAGGtagggttcttttttttttttttgtattttacgtAAGATAAAATGGCTGCTGTTAGGCGGTCGTGAACGCAGAAAATGGCGTCGTTATAGAACAAACACCTGAGAGTGTTGCTGCTTGCTTTAAGGTTAAAGCAAAATATTGATATACGTATCAGTCGTTAGATAGATTAATGTGTCTATTATGGCTTCTCTCTGTGTCCTGAAGCGTGGACAGTGTTATGTGACCAAACTCAGCATGCAAGCTAGCTATTACGCAAAAGCTTTTATAGTAACTTAGTGGAAATGCTGAGCTATAACGTTATCTGTTTACGTTTTTGTTATAAGCCTAAGTGATTTGTTCGTCTTTCAGGCtttcaaaataatgaaaacataaagacgttaatattttttttcctggtttttCTTTGTTAGCCCTGCTAACGTTACCGTGTTTGCTCAAGGTTTGGCCTCTTTTGTTATGAAAGAAGACAAATAATTTGATTTCGACCTAATATATTCGTACTATAAACTATTTTGATAATACTTGATCTCAATCTCTGATATAGGCCGTTTCATCTTTAGAGGAAGAGGAAATCGTTCGATCTGATCAGACTATCTTAGTAACGTTACTTCCAGTGTGTGTAATACGCAGCCATTTCTGAACGTGCCAGTTGTGTTTTGTCATGTTTACTTGACTCTTTCTTACTCTGTTTTTCTGCTTTCTCTTATGCAGTTCGGATTTCCCCACCCCTCCCTTTGATTATTATTCTTTTGAAGATTCTTCGTTGTCAAGCCGCCAAAGTGGAGAGTGTGATTGCAGAAGGGGGTGCTTCTCGTTTCAGGTGAGAAAACATTATGAATTGGCAAAGACTTGGCTCCGATTCTTTCTTGACTTGTTACCCATCAATGGAAGAAACGGAGCTTAGCTAtagctctaaaatattttttaaaaattcccctagaaatatatttacatcGTTCGTTGTTCAGCAGAAGCCTTTCTTTTGAGACaccatttaaaatgtgatttttcccACTGTTGAAGCTTTCCAGGTCGAGATTATCTGTATAAATAGACCTATTCTCAATATTGACTGGCATTTCTCTCTATTGCACACTGGTTCAGTTGCGTTTTAGACCCGAGCATCTGCGTTGACGCTACGCCAGTCGCCTTGAGCAAGTGGAGAGTTCAGTTTAACTTAACTCATGACCAAGGGGTAAAGCATTTGCCTGAATTTTTACAAGGTTGTTTGAATTGAAGATTGATCAACTTTGAACGAGATGGGGGAACTCTTTTTAATAGGTGTCTTAAAATGGAGTCACTCAGATATAACTAGATTGGTATACAtaccacattaaatataaaaagtcatCAAGTTTATTAACTGGTCCACCATTTCCTTTCTCTATGGCTTGGTTTTTAAAATGGTTTCCACAACTCCAGTCATGTGTTGTCTTGTGGTTATTGTGCAAATGGCTTTCAGAAGTTGTCTAATCTAGCATTGCTTTTATAATTCTAGTGCTTCTTCGGGCGGAGGAGGAGGTAGGGGTGCCTCTCAGCACTATCCCAAGACTGTCGGTAACAGGTAAAAGTTTGTTAAAGTCAAGAATAATCCGGCATTGAAACATTCTTTGGAGACTCTAACCGCTCTGTTTGCCTTTCAGCGAGTACCTGGGGAAAACCCCAGGGCCTAGCGTTCAGAGATGGGTTCCTTCACGAAGCACTAGACGAGATGTCAACTCCTCCAATGAAAAAGAACATCACGATGCAATATTTAGGAAAGTGAGAGGGTGAGTGACCTTAAGGagcatgaatattcacttcagcAGGAATGGAGCTAAAAGAAGcctctgttttaaataaataaaatgagctcTTTCTTTTGTTCATTGTGCTTTGAGACATGTGAGCACGTTTTTGTGGTTTGCTAAGCCGATGATCTCATGCTCAAATAAGCACAAATCTCTACATGTGGTAGACAGTGGTCTTTATTTTAACTGGTGCAAGATGTTTATTCATTGCTCTTGTttctctttatttaatttttagcaTACTTAATAAGCTGACCCCCGAGAAGTTTGACAAGCTATGCCTTGAGCTTCTCAATGTTGGTGTAGACAATAAAGTTGTCCTCAAAGGTGTCATCTTGCTGGTAAGATGCTTTTGTGATATATTAAAGTATACATAGTTTGATGACTGAccgttctatttattttttttaccacatttcaTAATGGTGTTCAAGAATTTGATTGAACCATTTAAATGTAACCATGGTAttgtttatttgatcagaaacatactgaaaacaaaaataatgtgatATTATGAAAAGTAAAATTCCTGTGATGGAagagctgcattttcagcagccattactcagtcTACAGTgttacgtgatccttcagaaatcattctgatgtgtgcacacaatttaatttaattatgcaaTTGCCGCAAAAACTCAACATTCGCCTCAATCATGTTTTTAGTGCAAGTTGAAAATTGGTGAAGAGCTTAAAATGGTACGCATCTTGCTGACCTAAaacttgaatggtagtgtagtgATCAGCAAGCAATCAGTTGTTTCACTGTCgtgatgattataataataataataataataataataataaaacaaatatttagaaTGTATCTTACTAACCTGCTCATTACTTAGCTActtctaataaataaaataaaaatctcaataATGGTTTAATGCTGATTCTGACCATTAAAGCAACAACAGTGCATTTTGACCAATTTGTAACGGGGATGttaggataaaaaaaaactatagatatCGACATGCATTACTCGTGTTTATCCATTACGGAAAAACTGTGGTTACATTAATTATGTCATCTATCCTGTAGATCGTAGACAAAGCCCTAGAAGAGCCCAAATACAGCTCACTCTATGCTCAGCTATGTCTGCGTTTGGCAGAGGATGCACCAAACTTTGATGGCCAAACACCTGAAATACAGTCGTCACAAAAGCAGAGCACAGTAAGTACCTGAATCCTATTATAAATCCTATGGCATAACCGTATTTCTTAAATTTTGTTCAATCTGAAAGAGCGGTGTAATAATTCCCAAACAAATCTTTGTATTCCAAATTGATTTTCCctgtaacttaattttttttcttattgtgtaCTGTTTGTTTGTCTGCAGACTTTCAGAAGACTTCTAATTTCAAAGCTTCAAGATGAATTTGAAAACCGCACCAAAAATGTTGACAGTGAGTTAATCCCCTTAAAACATCATAggtgttttgtctttgacttatgcTGTGTTGCAGGTTTCTAACATTCAGCTGTCTCTTCATTTAGTCTATGACAAACAAGACAACCCTCTCACCtctgaggaggaggagcagcgtgcCATTGCCAAGTTCAAGATGCTTGGCAATATCAAATTCATTGGAGAACTCGGCAAACTTGACCTCATCCATGAATCTATCCTTCATAAGTGCATCAAAACAGTGCGTATCTCTTGAAGCATTTTAATCTATTGGTTTCAAGATATTATGTTCTTTTGTTAGTGGTGGGTCAAAGATTTTGATTACTCACCCTCTCTACCCTATCCGTagcttttggagaaaaaaaagagggtCCAGCTCAAGGACATGGGAGAGGATCTGGAGTGTCTCTGTCAGATAATGAGAACTGTGGGGCCCAGACTCGACCATGAAAAAGCCAAGGTACCACCTGTCCCAAAAACCATTATTGCTATTCAGCAGTGCAAAATAGGATTGattgatacattttaaaacaccaaTTCATTTTTCAAATTTTCTAATTTTTAATGATCTTGTGACAAGTGAACACAGGTTGAAAGCACACAGTCAAATCTTGTCATTTAATCAAGAAATGATTATAGTGCGCTCAAGTGTTGAGAGTTGATTTGTGGTTTGTGGAAAAGTACCCATAGTACCTTTTAAGAACAAAACACATCTTAGacagataattattattattttttattttatttatttatttttgtgtgagcAGTTTTAAGATATCTGTGACCATTGTAAAGAACTCAGAACAGGAGTAATTTAATCTCTCTTATGATTACCTGTCAAAAGCTTTGCCGCAGCATTTTGAACCAGTTGTAAGCATCTAAGCAATGATTTATTAATGCCAACATAAGAGTTGCAGTAATCTAGCCTTGTAAATACAAGGCAATGGTTTCACCTTGGCTATTAAGCTCAAGTGATTCAAAACAAGACCTAACCACAGAATAAATGTTTCTCAAACTTGagatcatttattaaaaagaactCCTAAATTTCGCACTACTGACTTACATAAACTgcacaaatcaaataaaatatttggagCATCAAACCACACaacttcagttttgtcttcattcagattttaaaagtttaaggcCAGCCGTAGCTTAATTTCTTGTAAACAGGCAAAGATTCTATTTGCTTTTTACTATTCTTTTGCAAAGGAAGATACACTTGCATTTCATCTGCATAGAAGTGAAATGAGATTTCATTCTTATGAAAAAATTGATCCAAGGGGTAAAATATACAAAGTAAAAATGGATGATAATAAGTTCCTTAAATGATAACTAAGACTAAATGAACATGCAAAATCGTTGatgaaaataatgactaaaatgtagttaaaagtacaaaaacttgatcaaaatatttttttgttgaaaagcCAAAATATTTCGAAACCTCAAGTCCCTCAATAAGTGCTTTTATGTTAAACGGATATGCACTCTGCCCGTACTTTTTGCTTTGTCCAATCAGGTAACCCTTCACACTCCCTCTGCGGAGGCGCTGTGATCTGAAAACACAGACATATAGTTCTGTTCAAGTAAGCTGGAGTTTAGCAATCTCCATTTGAGGTATTCTGCTTAAATGAAAGTGTCATTCAGCCAGTCTGTGTTTGCTATAGTGGTTTGCGAATTGTAACGTTACTTACACAACCTCTGTGCAGCAAGAATTCTTTctgttgttgcttttttctatGATGTAATATTTGAGAGTAGGTTTTTGTTACACCACTTTGTATAATGTAGACAAGGTGAGTGTATATCTGGTTAAGGGCTTGTTGCACCAGCTAGACGTAAAAAAGCTAGCCGTAAGTCCTATGCTGGGCTTTGCAAAGTTTTACGTCCAGCCTAGTCTTACGACTGGGTGTATGTCCAGCTGGTGCAACCAGCCCCAGGTGTTTATTTATCCTCTAATTGATATCCTATTAATTTGGACACTAACGTTAGATTAGGTGAAAGAAACCATGCATACGAGTCAATTTTCTATTGATTTGTGCTTATTGATGAAAGTGTAACGTCTGATGAAATTTAAAGATTTCTCAAATGACAACaatcattgcaatttaaaattgagcaaaatatatattttcttaatttaaacaattatacacattttcataatattttcgTCTTAAATGTAAGTTTCcactgactaaaactagactaaaattcTCCGACATTTAGtcacctaaaaacctaaaacaaaacAAGTTAACTACATTTAATAAACCTACATTTGACACAGGATtaagactaaattaaaaatagttgACAAAATTAACACTATACATAAGTGTTATTTGCAGGAATGATCTCTCATCCATTGTTGCCTTTCCCACAGTCTTTAATGGATCAGTACTTTGGCCGGATGCAATCCTTAATGAACAACAAGGATTTGCCTGCAAGGATTCGTTTCCTATTGCAGGACACTTTGGAGCTGAGAGAGAACAATTGGGTCCCTCGCAAAGCTTTCATCGACAATGGACCAAAGACGATTAACCAGATTCGTCAAGATGCAGTGAAGGCAAGTcagcatgttgttgttgttgttgttgtttatttcccCTTTTCTCAAAACTGTTAACCGTTATCTTTAAGTAGCGAGTCACTGACTCTGTTACAAACTGATGTCaaatttaaatgttgtttattacAAGTCTTTATCTTTCCCCTCTTCTCTAAAGGATTTGGGTGTTTTCATTCCACCCATGAACCAGGGAATTAGAATGGACTTCTTCCTAGAAGGCCCCTTCATGCCGAACAGGATGAAACTGGATAGAGAAACTCTAGGGGGATTGGCCGATATGTTTGGTCAGATGCCAGGTGAGTTTATCACCTGCCAATTgtgtagatagatggatggatagatagaaatcAATATGCTATGTATTTTTCTTTACTCTATTTATATTTGCAGGTAGTGGCATAGGGACTGGTCCAGGTGTGATCCAGGACAGATTTTCCCCCACCCTAGGACGTCATCGTACAAATCCTCTTTTTAATGGCCACAGTGGACACATGGCTTCCCAACCACAGTCACAGTTTGACTTGGGTATGAAGCCTTTCATCAAGTCTAACCAGGTAAGCATAGATGTTTTTACAGCACTTACCTCTATAATTACCAAATTCCTAAATAaagaaattactaaataactatGTATCCCTAGGGACAGAATCAGCATTTTCACAATCAAAACCAGAACCATTCAAACCAGCAGCAAGCTCAATCCAAGGACATGCATCCACGTTTCAAGAAGGGGCAGCTCAATGCAGATGAGGTAAACCAGAGGCACTGAGTGCTTAGTAAAACCGAAACATCTTCCGCCCTGTGATTATAAAAAGACGCGTTATTCTGAGGGACTCCACTGGATGTCAGTTTTCTTACTTTGTCTGCTCTTTGTTTATTACTCCTCCTGTTTTTTCTCTCCTCCTCATGCTTCTCTTCTATCCCTCACTCTTAAACTGCCAGCCAGTCCACTGACTGCGATTATGAGATATGAGGGTGTGAATTGTGAAAATAGTATCAAGCATTTAATTCTTTGTAACTAgcctaaaaatgtattgtatatttttCCTGTGATCCATTCTTCCAGATCAGCCTTAGACCTGCTCAGTCGTTCCTCGTGAATAAAAACCAAATGCCAAAACTGCATCCCCACATCCCTACCATGATTCCACCAAGTGCTCAGCCTCCACGAACACAGACTCCACCACTCGGACAGGTAGAGCATTCTCTCAGCTTTGCTGAACTCTCTTTAGTTAATTTGGCATATCTTTTCAAATTTTCCTTGGAATTAAATTaggaaaaatcaataatttcctTGTGTTCTTTTTAGCCTCCTCAACTTGGTCTGAAAACCAACCCGCCTCTGATCCAGGAGAAACCTCAAAAGACTACTAAGAAACCAGCGCCTGCTAAGGAGGAACTGCTGAAAATGACTGTGTGTATCTTTGTTGTCCTACCCTTTTGTGCTCAAAGCATTTATCGCCATTTGTTAGAAACTTTCTAATGGTTTGCTGATTTTGTTTACAACAGGAGAGCATTGTGACTGATTATCTGAACAGTAAGAACATGGAGGATGCTGTCAGTGGTGTGAAAGAGATGAAAGCTCCCAAACACTTTCTGCCAGAGATGTTGAGTAAAATTATCTTGTGTTCTCTGGAGAGAAGTGATGTGGACCGGGAGCAGGCTAGCACTCTTATCCATACATTACGCACTGAGAGCTTAATCACTG
Proteins encoded in this window:
- the LOC127934731 gene encoding eukaryotic translation initiation factor 4 gamma 2, encoding MTKGASSGGGGGRGASQHYPKTVGNSEYLGKTPGPSVQRWVPSRSTRRDVNSSNEKEHHDAIFRKVRGILNKLTPEKFDKLCLELLNVGVDNKVVLKGVILLIVDKALEEPKYSSLYAQLCLRLAEDAPNFDGQTPEIQSSQKQSTTFRRLLISKLQDEFENRTKNVDIYDKQDNPLTSEEEEQRAIAKFKMLGNIKFIGELGKLDLIHESILHKCIKTLLEKKKRVQLKDMGEDLECLCQIMRTVGPRLDHEKAKSLMDQYFGRMQSLMNNKDLPARIRFLLQDTLELRENNWVPRKAFIDNGPKTINQIRQDAVKDLGVFIPPMNQGIRMDFFLEGPFMPNRMKLDRETLGGLADMFGQMPGSGIGTGPGVIQDRFSPTLGRHRTNPLFNGHSGHMASQPQSQFDLGMKPFIKSNQGQNQHFHNQNQNHSNQQQAQSKDMHPRFKKGQLNADEISLRPAQSFLVNKNQMPKLHPHIPTMIPPSAQPPRTQTPPLGQPPQLGLKTNPPLIQEKPQKTTKKPAPAKEELLKMTESIVTDYLNSKNMEDAVSGVKEMKAPKHFLPEMLSKIILCSLERSDVDREQASTLIHTLRTESLITGENFMQALLNVLDQCPKIEVDIPLVKSYLAQFAARAIIAELVSVAELAHPLENGNHFPLFLLCLQQASKLKDREWLTDLFQQSKVNMQKMLPEIDQNKDRMLEVLEGKGLSFLFPLLKLEKELLKQIKADPSPQAIYKWIKDNISPKLHTDKGFINILITSLLQYIFAELGVDEGDEQLASPSKEQLDQEKQLLLSFKPVMQKFLHNQADLQVSALYALQVHCNASAFPKGMLLRYFVHFYDMEIIEEEAFLAWKEDISQEFPGKGKALFQVNQWLTWLETAEEEESEEEAD